In a single window of the Nicotiana tomentosiformis chromosome 8, ASM39032v3, whole genome shotgun sequence genome:
- the LOC104097674 gene encoding pentatricopeptide repeat-containing protein At1g03540, with the protein MFLKLFIQRHYSSITSLTNPPSKESETIQLCRSGLLSQALNLLNTISSANRISSKPILYATLIQACTKAHSFNHGLQFHCHVIKTGLENDRFVGNSLLALYFKLGPTFADTRRFFDGMLYKDVVAWSSMITGYVKIGKPNVSLKLYGEMIGLGFEPNGFTLSAVIKACSEIGLLKLGRGFHGVVIIRGFDENNVIVSALIDMYGKNCESGDAVKMFDELPEPDAVCWTSVISGLTRCELHEEALRLFYLMHRKNGLLPDLFTFGSVLTALGNSGRPRQGREVHAKIVTSGLCGNVVVDSSLVDMYAKCGLVSDSQRVFDRMAKTNFVSWCALMGGYCQKGDFDAVIELFRMMGKVDLYSFGTVLRACAGLAALKSGKEVHCQYLRRGGWSDVIVESALVDLYAKCGFDSYAYVIFRQMKVTNSVTWNSMISGFAQNGKGTEAIAVFEEMISEEVKPDYISFIAVLFACSHSGMVDEGRKYFLSMINEYGIKPHIEHYSCMVDLLGRVGEIEEAESLILGAECRNDSSLWATLLGACTSSTNPTVAERIAKKMMELKPDYHLSYVLLANVYRAVGRWADALEIRRQMQEKRVNKITGKSWI; encoded by the coding sequence ATGTTCTTGAAACTATTTATCCAACGCCATTACAGCTCTATTACTTCCCTCACAAATCCACCCTCTAAAGAATCCGAAACAATCCAACTTTGCAGGTCAGGATTACTTTCCCAAGCTCTAAACCTTCTCAACACCATAAGCTCTGCTAATAGAATCTCCTCAAAACCAATACTATACGCCACATTAATACAAGCATGTACGAAAGCCCATTCATTCAATCACGGGCTTCAATTCCACTGTCACGTCATCAAAACGGGCCTCGAAAATGACCGTTTTGTCGGGAACAGCTTGCTTGCTTTGTATTTCAAATTGGGTCCCACTTTTGCGGATACTCGTAGGTTCTTTGATGGAATGTTGTACAAGGATGTTGTTGCTTGGTCTTCGATGATAACTGGGTATGTTAAAATAGGAAAGCCTAATGTTTCTTTGAAATTGTATGGAGAAATGATTGGTTTGGGTTTTGAGCCAAATGGGTTCACTTTATCTGCTGTGATTAAAGCTTGTTCTGAAATTGGGCTTTTGAAATTGGGCCGTGGGTTTCATGGTGTTGTGATTATCCGTGGATTTGATGAGAATAATGTGATTGTGAGCGCATTGATTGATATGTATGGAAAGAATTGTGAATCAGGTGATGCAGTTaagatgtttgatgaattgcCTGAACCAGATGCTGTTTGTTGGACTTCGGTTATTTCGGGTCTCACGAGGTGTGAATTGCATGAGGAGGCTTTGAGGTTGTTTTATTTAATGCATAGGAAGAATGGGTTGTTGCCCGATTTGTTTACGTTTGGAAGTGTGCTGACTGCACTGGGTAATTCGGGTAGGCCGAGGCAAGGTAGAGAAGTTCATGCTAAGATTGTAACAAGTGGACTTTGTGGGAATGTTGTTGTGGATAGTAGTTTAGTGGATATGTATGCGAAATGTGGGCTGGTTAGTGATTCTCAGCGTGTTTTTGACCGAATGGCTAAGACGAATTTTGTGTCGTGGTGTGCGTTGATGGGCGGATACTGTCAAAAGGGTGACTTTGACGCTGTTATCGAGCTTTTTAGGATGATGGGGAAAGTTGATCTTTATAGCTTTGGGACTGTTCTTCGTGCCTGTGCCGGGTTGGCAGCTTTGAAGTCGGGGAAGGAAGTTCACTGCCAGTATTTAAGGAGAGGTGGCTGGAGTGATGTTATTGTGGAATCAGCTCTAGTTGATCTATATGCAAAATGTGGCTTTGATAGTTACGCCTATGTTATTTTTCGCCAAATGAAGGTTACGAATTCCGTTACCTGGAACTCAATGATATCTGGATTTGCTCAGAATGGGAAAGGCACGGAAGCCATTGCAGTATTCGAGGAGATGATTAGTGAAGAGGTCAAACCGGATTACATCAGCTTTATCGCAGTTCTTTTTGCTTGTAGTCACAGTGGTATGGTTGATGAAGGGCGAAAGTATTTTCTCTCAATGATTAATGAGTATGGTATCAAACCTCATATTGAGCATTATAGTTGCATGGTCGATCTTCTTGGTCGGGTTGGAGAGATAGAAGAAGCTGAAAGCTTGATTCTAGGTGCAGAATGCAGAAACGATTCTTCCCTTTGGGCTACCCTACTTGGCGCTTGTACTAGCAGTACAAATCCTACTGTTGCGGAGCGTATTGCAAAGAAAATGATGGAACTAAAACCTGATTATCATTTGAGTTATGTTCTTCTAGCAAATGTGTACAGAGCAGTAGGCCGGTGGGCCGATGCTCTTGAGATTCGGAGGCAGATGCAAGAAAAAAGAGTGAATAAGATAACTGGGAAGAGCTGGATTTAA
- the LOC104097673 gene encoding syntaxin-124-like, which produces MNDLFSPSLKKYQDLKQQVQMDDLEAGAGRSGPDPSQNESIDLAKFFEDVENVKEDMKDVEKLYKRLQESNEESKTVHSAKTVKEIRSRMDNDVTQVLKRVKIIKGKLEALERSNAANRKMPGCGPGSSADRTRTSVVSGLGKKLKVLMDDFQALRARMNSEYKETVARRYFTVTGEKADDELIENLISSGESESFLQKAIQEQGRGQIMDTISEIQERHDAVKEIEKNLIELHQIFLDMAALVEAQGQQLNDIESHVAHASSFVRRGTDQLQEARVLQKSSRKCTCIAILLIILLIVVLTFPLWSPLITSRL; this is translated from the exons ATGAATGACTTGTTTTCTCCTTCGTTAAAAAAATATCAGGACCTGAAACAACAAGTCCAGATGGATGATCTGGAAGCCGGGGCCGGAAGGTCCGGCCCCGACCCTTCCCAGAATGAAAGCATTGATCTTGCTAAATTCTTTGAAGATGTAGAGAATGTGAAAGAAGATATGAAGGATGTTGAGAAGCTTTATAAAAGATTGCAAGAATCAAATGAAGAGAGCAAAACCGTGCATAGTGCTAAAACTGTAAAGGAAATAAGGTCTCGAATGGATAATGATGTGACACAGGTCTTGAAACGAGTTAAGATCATCAAAGGAAAGCTTGAAGCTTTGGAAAGATCCAATGCAGCTAATAGGAAAATGCCAGGTTGTGGTCCAGGATCCTCTGCTGATCGAACGAGGACTTCTGTAGTTAGCGGTTTAGGAAAGAAATTAAAAGTTCTCATGGATGATTTCCAAGCATTGAGAGCAAGAATGAATTCAGAATACAAGGAAACGGTGGCAAGAAG GTACTTCACCGTGACAGGAGAGAAAGCAGACGATGAACTAATAGAGAATTTGATATCAAGTGGAGAGAGCGAGTCATTTCTCCAAAAGGCGATTCAAGAACAAGGAAGGGGACAGATTATGGACACCATATCAGAAATTCAAGAACGACATGATGCTGTGAAGGAAATTGAGAAGAACTTGATTGAGCTACATCAAATTTTCCTAGACATGGCTGCACTAGTGGAAGCACAGGGACAACAATTAAATGATATAGAGAGTCATGTGGCACATGCAAGTTCATTTGTTAGAAGAGGAACTGATCAACTCCAAGAGGCTAGGGTGTTGCAGAAAAGCTCAAGAAAATGTACTTGCATTGCCATTCTCCTTATCATTCTGCTTATCGTTGTCCTCACTTTTCCACTTTGGTCACCTTTAATTACTAGCCGATTGTAG